In Equus przewalskii isolate Varuska chromosome 6, EquPr2, whole genome shotgun sequence, one DNA window encodes the following:
- the HSD11B1L gene encoding hydroxysteroid 11-beta-dehydrogenase 1-like protein isoform X1 → MEVGETGVPVGQARAGHPLSRCRPGRAMRVLLLTGLGALFFAYYWDDNFNPASLQGARVLLTGASAGVGEELAYHYARLGSHLVLTAHTEALLQKVVGNCRKLGAPKIFYIAADMASPEVPERVVQFALDKLGGLDYLVLNHLGAAPAGTRARSAQATRWLLQAPPQGSRLRPLPLSVLGSSWAGDWQSPCPGELPELRAADFVGAAQPDGQQGLPGGGVLAARPRAHVLLQPLLGGQVRAGRLLRLPAAGAGRAGRERGHHHVRPRPPGPRLCRRGSQGRHEGQGGPGAQGGPGRDPRGRHARLGRLLPVALPPALPAPGMAAAPRGLVHPPGAQRHGRRRCCLSSWRGRPFIFPEKHPPSNRPGAGTLPRGWPRPKIVLETEEENREKLPAPGNSPLCARPLVRDWGGIASVFSAVIDDVTAASIVQM, encoded by the exons ATGGAAGTTGGGGAGACGGGGGTGCCTGTGGGCCAGGCCCGTGCGGGCCACCCTCTCTCCCGCTGCAGACCCGGGAGGGCCATGAGGGTGCTGCTCCTCACTGGGCTGGGAGCCCTCTTCTTCGCCTATTATTGGGATGACAACTTCAACCCAG CTAGCCTCCAGGGAGCCCGGGTGCTGCTGACTGGGGCCAGTGCAGGCGTCGGCGAGGAGCTGGCCTACCACTACGCGCGCCTGGGCTCCCACCTCGTGCTCACAGCCCACACCGAGGCCCTCCTGCAGAAG GTGGTAGGGAACTGCCGGAAGCTGGGTGCCCCCAAGATCTTCTATATCGCTGCGGACATGGCCTCCCCTGAGGTGCCCGAGCGCGTGGTGCAGTTTGCGCTGGACAAGCTGG GCGGGCTGGACTACCTCGTGCTGAACCACCTCGGCGCCGCCCCAGCAGGCACACGAGCCCGCAGCGCGCAGGCCACGCGCTGGCTCCTGCAG GCCCCGCCCCAAGGTTCTAGGCTCCGCCCCCTGCCTCTTTCCGTCTTGGGTTCCTCCTGGGCCGGTGACTGGCAGTCGCCATGTCCAGGTGAACTTCCTGAGTTACGTGCAGCTGACTTCGTTGGCGCTGCCCAGCCTGACGGACAGCAAGGGCTCCCTGGTGGTGGTGTCCTCGCTGCTCG GCCGCGTGCCCACGTCCTTCTCCAGCCCCTACTCGGCGGCCAAGTTCGCGCTGGACGGCTTCTTCGGCTCCCTGCGGCGGGAGCTGGACGTGCAGGACGTGAACGTGGCCATCACCATGTGCGTCCTAGGCCTCCGGGACCGCGCCTCTGCCGCCGAGGGAGTCAG GGGCGTCACGAGGGCCAAGGCGGCCCCGGGGCCCAAGGCGGCCCTGGCCGTGATCCGCGGGGGCGCCACGCGCGCCTCGGGCGTCTTCTACCCGTGGCGCTTCcacctgctctgcctgctccGGGGATGGCTGCCGCGCCCCGGGGCCTGGTTCATCCGCCAGGAGCTCAACGTCAcggccgccgccgctgctgcctGAGCTCCTGGAGGGGGCGCCCCTTCATCTTCCCAGAGAAACACCCTCCATCCAACCGTCCGGGAGCCGGGACACTTCCTAGAGGGTGGCCACGGCCCAAGATAGTCCTcgagacagaagaggaaaaccGAGAGAAACTTCCAGCACCTGGAAACAGTCCGCTGTGTGCCAGACCCCTCGTCAGGGACTGGGGAGGCATTGCCTCCGTCTTCTCCGCGGTCATCGATGATGTGACTGCTGcttccattgtacagatgtga
- the HSD11B1L gene encoding hydroxysteroid 11-beta-dehydrogenase 1-like protein isoform X12: MEVGETGVPVGQARAGHPLSRCRPGRAMRVLLLTGLGALFFAYYWDDNFNPASLQGARVLLTGASAGVGEELAYHYARLGSHLVLTAHTEALLQKVVGNCRKLGAPKIFYIAADMASPEVPERVVQFALDKLGGLDYLVLNHLGAAPAGTRARSAQATRWLLQLTSLALPSLTDSKGSLVVVSSLLGRVPTSFSSPYSAAKFALDGFFGSLRRELDVQDVNVAITMCVLGLRDRASAAEGVRGVTRAKAAPGPKAALAVIRGGATRASGVFYPWRFHLLCLLRGWLPRPGAWFIRQELNVTAAAAAA, from the exons ATGGAAGTTGGGGAGACGGGGGTGCCTGTGGGCCAGGCCCGTGCGGGCCACCCTCTCTCCCGCTGCAGACCCGGGAGGGCCATGAGGGTGCTGCTCCTCACTGGGCTGGGAGCCCTCTTCTTCGCCTATTATTGGGATGACAACTTCAACCCAG CTAGCCTCCAGGGAGCCCGGGTGCTGCTGACTGGGGCCAGTGCAGGCGTCGGCGAGGAGCTGGCCTACCACTACGCGCGCCTGGGCTCCCACCTCGTGCTCACAGCCCACACCGAGGCCCTCCTGCAGAAG GTGGTAGGGAACTGCCGGAAGCTGGGTGCCCCCAAGATCTTCTATATCGCTGCGGACATGGCCTCCCCTGAGGTGCCCGAGCGCGTGGTGCAGTTTGCGCTGGACAAGCTGG GCGGGCTGGACTACCTCGTGCTGAACCACCTCGGCGCCGCCCCAGCAGGCACACGAGCCCGCAGCGCGCAGGCCACGCGCTGGCTCCTGCAG CTGACTTCGTTGGCGCTGCCCAGCCTGACGGACAGCAAGGGCTCCCTGGTGGTGGTGTCCTCGCTGCTCG GCCGCGTGCCCACGTCCTTCTCCAGCCCCTACTCGGCGGCCAAGTTCGCGCTGGACGGCTTCTTCGGCTCCCTGCGGCGGGAGCTGGACGTGCAGGACGTGAACGTGGCCATCACCATGTGCGTCCTAGGCCTCCGGGACCGCGCCTCTGCCGCCGAGGGAGTCAG GGGCGTCACGAGGGCCAAGGCGGCCCCGGGGCCCAAGGCGGCCCTGGCCGTGATCCGCGGGGGCGCCACGCGCGCCTCGGGCGTCTTCTACCCGTGGCGCTTCcacctgctctgcctgctccGGGGATGGCTGCCGCGCCCCGGGGCCTGGTTCATCCGCCAGGAGCTCAACGTCAcggccgccgccgctgctgcctGA
- the HSD11B1L gene encoding hydroxysteroid 11-beta-dehydrogenase 1-like protein isoform X2 has translation MEVGETGVPVGQARAGHPLSRCRPGRAMRVLLLTGLGALFFAYYWDDNFNPASLQGARVLLTGASAGVGEELAYHYARLGSHLVLTAHTEALLQKLWPSQVVGNCRKLGAPKIFYIAADMASPEVPERVVQFALDKLGGLDYLVLNHLGAAPAGTRARSAQATRWLLQSPCPGELPELRAADFVGAAQPDGQQGLPGGGVLAARPRAHVLLQPLLGGQVRAGRLLRLPAAGAGRAGRERGHHHVRPRPPGPRLCRRGSQGRHEGQGGPGAQGGPGRDPRGRHARLGRLLPVALPPALPAPGMAAAPRGLVHPPGAQRHGRRRCCLSSWRGRPFIFPEKHPPSNRPGAGTLPRGWPRPKIVLETEEENREKLPAPGNSPLCARPLVRDWGGIASVFSAVIDDVTAASIVQM, from the exons ATGGAAGTTGGGGAGACGGGGGTGCCTGTGGGCCAGGCCCGTGCGGGCCACCCTCTCTCCCGCTGCAGACCCGGGAGGGCCATGAGGGTGCTGCTCCTCACTGGGCTGGGAGCCCTCTTCTTCGCCTATTATTGGGATGACAACTTCAACCCAG CTAGCCTCCAGGGAGCCCGGGTGCTGCTGACTGGGGCCAGTGCAGGCGTCGGCGAGGAGCTGGCCTACCACTACGCGCGCCTGGGCTCCCACCTCGTGCTCACAGCCCACACCGAGGCCCTCCTGCAGAAG CTCTGGCCCTCCCAGGTGGTAGGGAACTGCCGGAAGCTGGGTGCCCCCAAGATCTTCTATATCGCTGCGGACATGGCCTCCCCTGAGGTGCCCGAGCGCGTGGTGCAGTTTGCGCTGGACAAGCTGG GCGGGCTGGACTACCTCGTGCTGAACCACCTCGGCGCCGCCCCAGCAGGCACACGAGCCCGCAGCGCGCAGGCCACGCGCTGGCTCCTGCAG TCGCCATGTCCAGGTGAACTTCCTGAGTTACGTGCAGCTGACTTCGTTGGCGCTGCCCAGCCTGACGGACAGCAAGGGCTCCCTGGTGGTGGTGTCCTCGCTGCTCG GCCGCGTGCCCACGTCCTTCTCCAGCCCCTACTCGGCGGCCAAGTTCGCGCTGGACGGCTTCTTCGGCTCCCTGCGGCGGGAGCTGGACGTGCAGGACGTGAACGTGGCCATCACCATGTGCGTCCTAGGCCTCCGGGACCGCGCCTCTGCCGCCGAGGGAGTCAG GGGCGTCACGAGGGCCAAGGCGGCCCCGGGGCCCAAGGCGGCCCTGGCCGTGATCCGCGGGGGCGCCACGCGCGCCTCGGGCGTCTTCTACCCGTGGCGCTTCcacctgctctgcctgctccGGGGATGGCTGCCGCGCCCCGGGGCCTGGTTCATCCGCCAGGAGCTCAACGTCAcggccgccgccgctgctgcctGAGCTCCTGGAGGGGGCGCCCCTTCATCTTCCCAGAGAAACACCCTCCATCCAACCGTCCGGGAGCCGGGACACTTCCTAGAGGGTGGCCACGGCCCAAGATAGTCCTcgagacagaagaggaaaaccGAGAGAAACTTCCAGCACCTGGAAACAGTCCGCTGTGTGCCAGACCCCTCGTCAGGGACTGGGGAGGCATTGCCTCCGTCTTCTCCGCGGTCATCGATGATGTGACTGCTGcttccattgtacagatgtga
- the HSD11B1L gene encoding hydroxysteroid 11-beta-dehydrogenase 1-like protein isoform X4: MEVGETGVPVGQARAGHPLSRCRPGRAMRVLLLTGLGALFFAYYWDDNFNPASLQGARVLLTGASAGVGEELAYHYARLGSHLVLTAHTEALLQKVVGNCRKLGAPKIFYIAADMASPEVPERVVQFALDKLGGLDYLVLNHLGAAPAGTRARSAQATRWLLQSPCPGELPELRAADFVGAAQPDGQQGLPGGGVLAARPRAHVLLQPLLGGQVRAGRLLRLPAAGAGRAGRERGHHHVRPRPPGPRLCRRGSQGRHEGQGGPGAQGGPGRDPRGRHARLGRLLPVALPPALPAPGMAAAPRGLVHPPGAQRHGRRRCCLSSWRGRPFIFPEKHPPSNRPGAGTLPRGWPRPKIVLETEEENREKLPAPGNSPLCARPLVRDWGGIASVFSAVIDDVTAASIVQM, encoded by the exons ATGGAAGTTGGGGAGACGGGGGTGCCTGTGGGCCAGGCCCGTGCGGGCCACCCTCTCTCCCGCTGCAGACCCGGGAGGGCCATGAGGGTGCTGCTCCTCACTGGGCTGGGAGCCCTCTTCTTCGCCTATTATTGGGATGACAACTTCAACCCAG CTAGCCTCCAGGGAGCCCGGGTGCTGCTGACTGGGGCCAGTGCAGGCGTCGGCGAGGAGCTGGCCTACCACTACGCGCGCCTGGGCTCCCACCTCGTGCTCACAGCCCACACCGAGGCCCTCCTGCAGAAG GTGGTAGGGAACTGCCGGAAGCTGGGTGCCCCCAAGATCTTCTATATCGCTGCGGACATGGCCTCCCCTGAGGTGCCCGAGCGCGTGGTGCAGTTTGCGCTGGACAAGCTGG GCGGGCTGGACTACCTCGTGCTGAACCACCTCGGCGCCGCCCCAGCAGGCACACGAGCCCGCAGCGCGCAGGCCACGCGCTGGCTCCTGCAG TCGCCATGTCCAGGTGAACTTCCTGAGTTACGTGCAGCTGACTTCGTTGGCGCTGCCCAGCCTGACGGACAGCAAGGGCTCCCTGGTGGTGGTGTCCTCGCTGCTCG GCCGCGTGCCCACGTCCTTCTCCAGCCCCTACTCGGCGGCCAAGTTCGCGCTGGACGGCTTCTTCGGCTCCCTGCGGCGGGAGCTGGACGTGCAGGACGTGAACGTGGCCATCACCATGTGCGTCCTAGGCCTCCGGGACCGCGCCTCTGCCGCCGAGGGAGTCAG GGGCGTCACGAGGGCCAAGGCGGCCCCGGGGCCCAAGGCGGCCCTGGCCGTGATCCGCGGGGGCGCCACGCGCGCCTCGGGCGTCTTCTACCCGTGGCGCTTCcacctgctctgcctgctccGGGGATGGCTGCCGCGCCCCGGGGCCTGGTTCATCCGCCAGGAGCTCAACGTCAcggccgccgccgctgctgcctGAGCTCCTGGAGGGGGCGCCCCTTCATCTTCCCAGAGAAACACCCTCCATCCAACCGTCCGGGAGCCGGGACACTTCCTAGAGGGTGGCCACGGCCCAAGATAGTCCTcgagacagaagaggaaaaccGAGAGAAACTTCCAGCACCTGGAAACAGTCCGCTGTGTGCCAGACCCCTCGTCAGGGACTGGGGAGGCATTGCCTCCGTCTTCTCCGCGGTCATCGATGATGTGACTGCTGcttccattgtacagatgtga
- the HSD11B1L gene encoding hydroxysteroid 11-beta-dehydrogenase 1-like protein isoform X9 has product MEVGETGVPVGQARAGHPLSRCRPGRAMRVLLLTGLGALFFAYYWDDNFNPASLQGARVLLTGASAGVGEELAYHYARLGSHLVLTAHTEALLQKLWPSQVVGNCRKLGAPKIFYIAADMASPEVPERVVQFALDKLGGLDYLVLNHLGAAPAGTRARSAQATRWLLQVNFLSYVQLTSLALPSLTDSKGSLVVVSSLLGRVPTSFSSPYSAAKFALDGFFGSLRRELDVQDVNVAITMCVLGLRDRASAAEGVRGVTRAKAAPGPKAALAVIRGGATRASGVFYPWRFHLLCLLRGWLPRPGAWFIRQELNVTAAAAAA; this is encoded by the exons ATGGAAGTTGGGGAGACGGGGGTGCCTGTGGGCCAGGCCCGTGCGGGCCACCCTCTCTCCCGCTGCAGACCCGGGAGGGCCATGAGGGTGCTGCTCCTCACTGGGCTGGGAGCCCTCTTCTTCGCCTATTATTGGGATGACAACTTCAACCCAG CTAGCCTCCAGGGAGCCCGGGTGCTGCTGACTGGGGCCAGTGCAGGCGTCGGCGAGGAGCTGGCCTACCACTACGCGCGCCTGGGCTCCCACCTCGTGCTCACAGCCCACACCGAGGCCCTCCTGCAGAAG CTCTGGCCCTCCCAGGTGGTAGGGAACTGCCGGAAGCTGGGTGCCCCCAAGATCTTCTATATCGCTGCGGACATGGCCTCCCCTGAGGTGCCCGAGCGCGTGGTGCAGTTTGCGCTGGACAAGCTGG GCGGGCTGGACTACCTCGTGCTGAACCACCTCGGCGCCGCCCCAGCAGGCACACGAGCCCGCAGCGCGCAGGCCACGCGCTGGCTCCTGCAG GTGAACTTCCTGAGTTACGTGCAGCTGACTTCGTTGGCGCTGCCCAGCCTGACGGACAGCAAGGGCTCCCTGGTGGTGGTGTCCTCGCTGCTCG GCCGCGTGCCCACGTCCTTCTCCAGCCCCTACTCGGCGGCCAAGTTCGCGCTGGACGGCTTCTTCGGCTCCCTGCGGCGGGAGCTGGACGTGCAGGACGTGAACGTGGCCATCACCATGTGCGTCCTAGGCCTCCGGGACCGCGCCTCTGCCGCCGAGGGAGTCAG GGGCGTCACGAGGGCCAAGGCGGCCCCGGGGCCCAAGGCGGCCCTGGCCGTGATCCGCGGGGGCGCCACGCGCGCCTCGGGCGTCTTCTACCCGTGGCGCTTCcacctgctctgcctgctccGGGGATGGCTGCCGCGCCCCGGGGCCTGGTTCATCCGCCAGGAGCTCAACGTCAcggccgccgccgctgctgcctGA
- the HSD11B1L gene encoding hydroxysteroid 11-beta-dehydrogenase 1-like protein isoform X10, whose product MEVGETGVPVGQARAGHPLSRCRPGRAMRVLLLTGLGALFFAYYWDDNFNPASLQGARVLLTGASAGVGEELAYHYARLGSHLVLTAHTEALLQKVVGNCRKLGAPKIFYIAADMASPEVPERVVQFALDKLGGLDYLVLNHLGAAPAGTRARSAQATRWLLQVNFLSYVQLTSLALPSLTDSKGSLVVVSSLLGRVPTSFSSPYSAAKFALDGFFGSLRRELDVQDVNVAITMCVLGLRDRASAAEGVRGVTRAKAAPGPKAALAVIRGGATRASGVFYPWRFHLLCLLRGWLPRPGAWFIRQELNVTAAAAAA is encoded by the exons ATGGAAGTTGGGGAGACGGGGGTGCCTGTGGGCCAGGCCCGTGCGGGCCACCCTCTCTCCCGCTGCAGACCCGGGAGGGCCATGAGGGTGCTGCTCCTCACTGGGCTGGGAGCCCTCTTCTTCGCCTATTATTGGGATGACAACTTCAACCCAG CTAGCCTCCAGGGAGCCCGGGTGCTGCTGACTGGGGCCAGTGCAGGCGTCGGCGAGGAGCTGGCCTACCACTACGCGCGCCTGGGCTCCCACCTCGTGCTCACAGCCCACACCGAGGCCCTCCTGCAGAAG GTGGTAGGGAACTGCCGGAAGCTGGGTGCCCCCAAGATCTTCTATATCGCTGCGGACATGGCCTCCCCTGAGGTGCCCGAGCGCGTGGTGCAGTTTGCGCTGGACAAGCTGG GCGGGCTGGACTACCTCGTGCTGAACCACCTCGGCGCCGCCCCAGCAGGCACACGAGCCCGCAGCGCGCAGGCCACGCGCTGGCTCCTGCAG GTGAACTTCCTGAGTTACGTGCAGCTGACTTCGTTGGCGCTGCCCAGCCTGACGGACAGCAAGGGCTCCCTGGTGGTGGTGTCCTCGCTGCTCG GCCGCGTGCCCACGTCCTTCTCCAGCCCCTACTCGGCGGCCAAGTTCGCGCTGGACGGCTTCTTCGGCTCCCTGCGGCGGGAGCTGGACGTGCAGGACGTGAACGTGGCCATCACCATGTGCGTCCTAGGCCTCCGGGACCGCGCCTCTGCCGCCGAGGGAGTCAG GGGCGTCACGAGGGCCAAGGCGGCCCCGGGGCCCAAGGCGGCCCTGGCCGTGATCCGCGGGGGCGCCACGCGCGCCTCGGGCGTCTTCTACCCGTGGCGCTTCcacctgctctgcctgctccGGGGATGGCTGCCGCGCCCCGGGGCCTGGTTCATCCGCCAGGAGCTCAACGTCAcggccgccgccgctgctgcctGA
- the HSD11B1L gene encoding hydroxysteroid 11-beta-dehydrogenase 1-like protein isoform X11 encodes MEVGETGVPVGQARAGHPLSRCRPGRAMRVLLLTGLGALFFAYYWDDNFNPASLQGARVLLTGASAGVGEELAYHYARLGSHLVLTAHTEALLQKLWPSQVVGNCRKLGAPKIFYIAADMASPEVPERVVQFALDKLGGLDYLVLNHLGAAPAGTRARSAQATRWLLQLTSLALPSLTDSKGSLVVVSSLLGRVPTSFSSPYSAAKFALDGFFGSLRRELDVQDVNVAITMCVLGLRDRASAAEGVRGVTRAKAAPGPKAALAVIRGGATRASGVFYPWRFHLLCLLRGWLPRPGAWFIRQELNVTAAAAAA; translated from the exons ATGGAAGTTGGGGAGACGGGGGTGCCTGTGGGCCAGGCCCGTGCGGGCCACCCTCTCTCCCGCTGCAGACCCGGGAGGGCCATGAGGGTGCTGCTCCTCACTGGGCTGGGAGCCCTCTTCTTCGCCTATTATTGGGATGACAACTTCAACCCAG CTAGCCTCCAGGGAGCCCGGGTGCTGCTGACTGGGGCCAGTGCAGGCGTCGGCGAGGAGCTGGCCTACCACTACGCGCGCCTGGGCTCCCACCTCGTGCTCACAGCCCACACCGAGGCCCTCCTGCAGAAG CTCTGGCCCTCCCAGGTGGTAGGGAACTGCCGGAAGCTGGGTGCCCCCAAGATCTTCTATATCGCTGCGGACATGGCCTCCCCTGAGGTGCCCGAGCGCGTGGTGCAGTTTGCGCTGGACAAGCTGG GCGGGCTGGACTACCTCGTGCTGAACCACCTCGGCGCCGCCCCAGCAGGCACACGAGCCCGCAGCGCGCAGGCCACGCGCTGGCTCCTGCAG CTGACTTCGTTGGCGCTGCCCAGCCTGACGGACAGCAAGGGCTCCCTGGTGGTGGTGTCCTCGCTGCTCG GCCGCGTGCCCACGTCCTTCTCCAGCCCCTACTCGGCGGCCAAGTTCGCGCTGGACGGCTTCTTCGGCTCCCTGCGGCGGGAGCTGGACGTGCAGGACGTGAACGTGGCCATCACCATGTGCGTCCTAGGCCTCCGGGACCGCGCCTCTGCCGCCGAGGGAGTCAG GGGCGTCACGAGGGCCAAGGCGGCCCCGGGGCCCAAGGCGGCCCTGGCCGTGATCCGCGGGGGCGCCACGCGCGCCTCGGGCGTCTTCTACCCGTGGCGCTTCcacctgctctgcctgctccGGGGATGGCTGCCGCGCCCCGGGGCCTGGTTCATCCGCCAGGAGCTCAACGTCAcggccgccgccgctgctgcctGA
- the HSD11B1L gene encoding hydroxysteroid 11-beta-dehydrogenase 1-like protein isoform X14 — MRVLLLTGLGALFFAYYWDDNFNPASLQGARVLLTGASAGVGEELAYHYARLGSHLVLTAHTEALLQKVVGNCRKLGAPKIFYIAADMASPEVPERVVQFALDKLGGLDYLVLNHLGAAPAGTRARSAQATRWLLQVNFLSYVQLTSLALPSLTDSKGSLVVVSSLLGRVPTSFSSPYSAAKFALDGFFGSLRRELDVQDVNVAITMCVLGLRDRASAAEGVRGVTRAKAAPGPKAALAVIRGGATRASGVFYPWRFHLLCLLRGWLPRPGAWFIRQELNVTAAAAAA, encoded by the exons ATGAGGGTGCTGCTCCTCACTGGGCTGGGAGCCCTCTTCTTCGCCTATTATTGGGATGACAACTTCAACCCAG CTAGCCTCCAGGGAGCCCGGGTGCTGCTGACTGGGGCCAGTGCAGGCGTCGGCGAGGAGCTGGCCTACCACTACGCGCGCCTGGGCTCCCACCTCGTGCTCACAGCCCACACCGAGGCCCTCCTGCAGAAG GTGGTAGGGAACTGCCGGAAGCTGGGTGCCCCCAAGATCTTCTATATCGCTGCGGACATGGCCTCCCCTGAGGTGCCCGAGCGCGTGGTGCAGTTTGCGCTGGACAAGCTGG GCGGGCTGGACTACCTCGTGCTGAACCACCTCGGCGCCGCCCCAGCAGGCACACGAGCCCGCAGCGCGCAGGCCACGCGCTGGCTCCTGCAG GTGAACTTCCTGAGTTACGTGCAGCTGACTTCGTTGGCGCTGCCCAGCCTGACGGACAGCAAGGGCTCCCTGGTGGTGGTGTCCTCGCTGCTCG GCCGCGTGCCCACGTCCTTCTCCAGCCCCTACTCGGCGGCCAAGTTCGCGCTGGACGGCTTCTTCGGCTCCCTGCGGCGGGAGCTGGACGTGCAGGACGTGAACGTGGCCATCACCATGTGCGTCCTAGGCCTCCGGGACCGCGCCTCTGCCGCCGAGGGAGTCAG GGGCGTCACGAGGGCCAAGGCGGCCCCGGGGCCCAAGGCGGCCCTGGCCGTGATCCGCGGGGGCGCCACGCGCGCCTCGGGCGTCTTCTACCCGTGGCGCTTCcacctgctctgcctgctccGGGGATGGCTGCCGCGCCCCGGGGCCTGGTTCATCCGCCAGGAGCTCAACGTCAcggccgccgccgctgctgcctGA
- the HSD11B1L gene encoding hydroxysteroid 11-beta-dehydrogenase 1-like protein isoform X5, with protein MRVLLLTGLGALFFAYYWDDNFNPASLQGARVLLTGASAGVGEELAYHYARLGSHLVLTAHTEALLQKVVGNCRKLGAPKIFYIAADMASPEVPERVVQFALDKLGGLDYLVLNHLGAAPAGTRARSAQATRWLLQAPPQGSRLRPLPLSVLGSSWAGDWQSPCPGELPELRAADFVGAAQPDGQQGLPGGGVLAARPRAHVLLQPLLGGQVRAGRLLRLPAAGAGRAGRERGHHHVRPRPPGPRLCRRGSQGRHEGQGGPGAQGGPGRDPRGRHARLGRLLPVALPPALPAPGMAAAPRGLVHPPGAQRHGRRRCCLSSWRGRPFIFPEKHPPSNRPGAGTLPRGWPRPKIVLETEEENREKLPAPGNSPLCARPLVRDWGGIASVFSAVIDDVTAASIVQM; from the exons ATGAGGGTGCTGCTCCTCACTGGGCTGGGAGCCCTCTTCTTCGCCTATTATTGGGATGACAACTTCAACCCAG CTAGCCTCCAGGGAGCCCGGGTGCTGCTGACTGGGGCCAGTGCAGGCGTCGGCGAGGAGCTGGCCTACCACTACGCGCGCCTGGGCTCCCACCTCGTGCTCACAGCCCACACCGAGGCCCTCCTGCAGAAG GTGGTAGGGAACTGCCGGAAGCTGGGTGCCCCCAAGATCTTCTATATCGCTGCGGACATGGCCTCCCCTGAGGTGCCCGAGCGCGTGGTGCAGTTTGCGCTGGACAAGCTGG GCGGGCTGGACTACCTCGTGCTGAACCACCTCGGCGCCGCCCCAGCAGGCACACGAGCCCGCAGCGCGCAGGCCACGCGCTGGCTCCTGCAG GCCCCGCCCCAAGGTTCTAGGCTCCGCCCCCTGCCTCTTTCCGTCTTGGGTTCCTCCTGGGCCGGTGACTGGCAGTCGCCATGTCCAGGTGAACTTCCTGAGTTACGTGCAGCTGACTTCGTTGGCGCTGCCCAGCCTGACGGACAGCAAGGGCTCCCTGGTGGTGGTGTCCTCGCTGCTCG GCCGCGTGCCCACGTCCTTCTCCAGCCCCTACTCGGCGGCCAAGTTCGCGCTGGACGGCTTCTTCGGCTCCCTGCGGCGGGAGCTGGACGTGCAGGACGTGAACGTGGCCATCACCATGTGCGTCCTAGGCCTCCGGGACCGCGCCTCTGCCGCCGAGGGAGTCAG GGGCGTCACGAGGGCCAAGGCGGCCCCGGGGCCCAAGGCGGCCCTGGCCGTGATCCGCGGGGGCGCCACGCGCGCCTCGGGCGTCTTCTACCCGTGGCGCTTCcacctgctctgcctgctccGGGGATGGCTGCCGCGCCCCGGGGCCTGGTTCATCCGCCAGGAGCTCAACGTCAcggccgccgccgctgctgcctGAGCTCCTGGAGGGGGCGCCCCTTCATCTTCCCAGAGAAACACCCTCCATCCAACCGTCCGGGAGCCGGGACACTTCCTAGAGGGTGGCCACGGCCCAAGATAGTCCTcgagacagaagaggaaaaccGAGAGAAACTTCCAGCACCTGGAAACAGTCCGCTGTGTGCCAGACCCCTCGTCAGGGACTGGGGAGGCATTGCCTCCGTCTTCTCCGCGGTCATCGATGATGTGACTGCTGcttccattgtacagatgtga